The nucleotide window GCCTTCTGACAAGTGAACACTTCTTGAGTCATGTTTTATTAGTGTGTGGGTGCACATTCTGATTGAATTCCAGCCCTGGAGCCAGCTCGTGTCACCCAGCCATTGTTAGATGGCTCTACGCTGGAGTGACATGTTCAGTATGAGAGAAATTCTCTGTGACCAGAAACAGGAGACACTTTTCTTGAAgggcctttttgttttgttagaaAATATTTGATACAGATGTCACAACTTAagcataaattcattaaattaaatttactgtAAGTCAGCAAACGAACACATAGTAAGCACACAATAGTTTCTATAAccaatttctctctctgcaagTTTTTACGTGAGTAAATTGTACTgatttgtaaatattaataCGCAACGTGACACTAATTCAAAACTCTGAACAATAATGAGAAGCAGGAgcactaaataaatacatttgcaacTGTCAACTGCTGTGTCTTaaacactacaagtcccacagtgcaccacagcacagcaaacattGATTGGACAACAGGTGCATCTCTGCTGACCTCATGTATATGACTTGCTGGTTCTCATGACCTGCTAGGGGGTAAAGCTGCTAAAGCAGCAGGTTGAGGGGTCTCTGGCAAAACCCTTGGTGGAAAAAAGCCAACTGCGGTCTGCAGCCGCAGACTCCCAGTCATCACCAGCCTGTGCTCGGAAAAAGCACCTTAACTGGCTGAGCCAATTGGGAGTCCAAAACAACGATTTCTAAATTCCGTGCCATACAATTTTAGACCCACTACACACCCTTACTTACCTGTTCACAAGTTGTCTAGCTACCTTAAAAAAGGTCACATTTAATAGGCAGCAAAGCATTCATGGGCTGTTTTGTACCAGTATGGACTGGTATAAAACAGTGCAGGCTTTTCCTATGGACTGGGAAAGAGACAAGCACAATGACGCTCCATTTACCTCCTGCTGCAGGACCTCGTGGGGGGCGCGGGGCGGCCcctggggctgctgggaaaccTTCAGCATCAGGTAGTCTATAAGCTGCTCTCTGGACGGATGGCGGGCCATGGGTGTCTGGCCGCAGGTTATCGGGGGACGGCCGGGGGGACACATCTGCCCGTTTGTCAAAGGCACCTGAGGAACACAGAGATGCACGCCGTGGTCAGCTGTGTCCCTGTACCTGCCTGATAATTTTTTGAAGGACTTTCATGACTAAGTGACCACTGACAAATGACCTCAGGAATGGGGAGGGGGCCAGGTTACTGTACACAGTGCCCTGAGGGAAAGCACACTGGATAGAACCCCATCTGAATCAGAAATGAAGGAAACCAAACAAGTCTGTGAATAAAATTTCCAGCTCCACGCACATGCACTGGTTTTATCTATATTGGTAGTAAAATATTAGACAAGGAGAAGTCTGAcagatgaaatataaaacaacagCGATTATGTGTGAGCAAATCTCTCTCAGTACCAGAACTACATTACCCCCGTTTTGCTGAGGAGGCAACTCACACAAATTGAAGTCATTCAAAACCTTGGCTACATTACAAAGACTGGGATCTACAACTTCTCCGCGATTACAGGGAAGAAGCCCAGCcacaatggtaaaaaaaaaaaaaaaaaaaaaaagacaagaaataCAACTCTGGCAATCGCACTTGGCCAAATGCAACTGCAGCCCTAGCAAACAACTGAGGAAATTAAATCTTCTGCTTTCAGCACAGAGTCCAGATTTATAGGCGCTGGAACGGTCTCTAATAGAGGCAGTATCATCTGCAGCGTTCTGAAAAGTCTGACTCACTGTCCAAAGACGCAGACTCATGAAAACGGTGCTACCCTGAGCGCGGAAGATGAAGTTAGCGGGTAATCGCATTGCTTCTATTAGATTGTGAGGTTTTTGGCAGCTCTGCTTAATTAGAGGACAACGCCGGCGGGGTGTGGTTTCATCTGCTGCACGGCTGAGGCTTTTTTTCTGGTAAGCGCGGTAGCCTCCACACATGACAGGGGAAGTTAACGCTGTGCTTGCCATTCATCAAAACTGCCATTAGCTGAGTCGTGTTTGTCCATGCAGAAAGTGAATGTGCTCATTTATGTGGCttgaaaatgcagacaaaatgGCTTCTGTCTTCAGGGGAGACTGACCGCCCAACGCACGCAGCCTCTGAGACGCTGACGGCTGATTGAAATTAGGTTCTCTCACTCCAGTCGGGGTGGGAGTTGCCTGGCCTCAGCTTCTGCGTGCAAAGCTTTGTTGCATGTTTGTCTGCATGaaaatgtgtgcctgtgagaaTGAGTATTTGCGTGTGTAAGTGAGTATTTGCGTGTGTAAGTGTATATATGCACTGTTGTACGCGTGAGAGCTCACAGGCTCGCGCCGGCCCGGTGTTCATTACAGACAGCACGGGGTGGCGTCTGCTCGGGAGCCGACGCACAGCCGTTGCTCCAGGGAAACAATtggctccacacacacacaagcaacatACCACCAGAGTCAGGAGCAAGAGTATGTGCTTGGTAAACCAATAACTCTGCAGCCAGGCTTTCACAGATCATCCAAACTATATCTTAACTATACAGTGACTAATGATGGTCACCTCTGTCCAGAGTATTTGACAAATATCCCAGGAGAGGCAAGGCCCTTTCTGGGATTTCAGACATGAAATGCTAGCCAGCGGCTCCTGATATTCATATTTGGTTCCTTACCTTACATTTTAATCCTCATGGCCTCTGCAAAGGTTCACCAGAGTTAATGATACAGCTATCCCATAACGCAACCAGACAGTCTGAGTCACCTATTGCTGTTACATTCTGCTGACACCAGGGGGCAGGTATACTCCCTGTCAAAATACTTCCTCTCTGCCAAATCAGATACATCTCAAATAAGCAagatttgaaatgtaattatgaagACACTTTTCCCCCACAAGCGGgaaattaaaatatgcactgcaataaaaatgattaaaaaagtcCTATAATGTATCAGCCTCACGATGAATCgctattatgtttttatttgtttcttaacAGCTTGGGTAAGGGGTCACAACACTAGAATAGATTTTTATTGACAAACTGGTCAGTGATCCAGATTTATCAATCACGAATATATAACCTTTACTTTTGACAGATTAGGAAAGTGCTACAGCACTACTTTGAGTATAAAATGGAAGTGAAACACATACAGCCCCAGTCAGCATATGGGCCAGGTCATTTCCAGGGAAGCAGCTGAGGGAAATGAACCGGATGATGCTTCAGACCTAATCCAGACTGGGGATACCTAAAGCCAGGCCGCGGGAGAGGGGTttagggggagggggtgcgCGTCTCCATGGAAACGCCTCCTTCCCCTGTCCTTCATCAGCATTCGTGTGGTATTCATCAGTGCACTGTACGCCTCCTGCCTCCGTGCTcgtccctctctgcccccctccgcATGACTATTCATGACGAGCGGTGCGTCCGCTTTATGGCCCACTTCCGATAAATTGAGTTGTCGGCCAGCCAGAAAAAACCTCCCAAACGCAGCGGCAGCTGTAGCCCAGcacagatgtgtgtatgtgtgtgtgtgtgtgtgtgtgtgtgtgtgtgtggcagagaaagagggagacagagaaagggagagagggagagcgagagagagtgagccaGGGGTACAGAGGAGAGTACAGAGAATGACAGGGCCAAGTAAGGACTAAGCAAATGGGAGAGCTTATCCTCCCCTTAAAAAAGGGAGTTTCTCTGGGAGGAAAAGCCAACGGGACCCATCCAAAAGTGCCGGTCTCTCTCAAACACGGAGTAAATCAGTGACGCAACCGCTCTGTGAGTCTTTGAGCGCGCATCCATCACCGAGGCAAACCAGGGTCATTCAACCGCCCGGCCTCTCGGCGCGACTCTCGGCGAGTCCGCCGCCGAGGCGGGGGGCGAGAGCCTGGAAAACCCACGATGCCTCGCGCTCTGGCCGCTGCGTCAGAGCGGACCTCGCTGCCACGGCATTGGGCATTCGCATCCCCCCCCCGCGTTTCAGCGCCGCATTCTTAAGCGACCTCTGAACAGGAACGCGCCGCGCCGCGAACAATGCGATCTGTGTTCTGCTCCGAGCGGCTCCACAGAGGCATACGCACATCCATTAGCTTACGCTAAGCAGGTGCTAGGCTAAAACAGAATGAGGGGAAAATTCAGAGAAAAGTACCGGCACGCTGCTGCAATGCTCCTGGGTGATTCATTCCATTTTACATGCGAGCAATGACGCTTTCGAGCATGCGGTGTTCATCACCTGTGTTCTATTCTGATTTTGTATTGATCCGTTATAAGATCTAAACACCTAGTTTTTTCTCCATTCGGGCAGTTAATGTTTCTACTATTAAAGATttaactgaagaaaaatataacGAACACTATTATCTAAATCTAATAACATATATTAATAATCTAATAACACAATCACAACTCCAGCAGCTGCGTGCAGTATCAGATGATGAGATTAATATCTAATATCTAATCCATACTGCTGAGATGTTGGGGTGACTGTTGTTTCCATTTCAACCCTCCTGCATGGAGTAATAACCATGCATAATTAACACGTCAGCGATGTGGCTTTAAGCTAGCACAGCATTCGACCGACTCCAGGAAAACGCAAGCTATTTATATCAGGAACCGCGGCTGACCTTCAAAAGCATGGAGGCGCACAGCGTGGGcccccgagagagagagagagagagagagagagcagcgctCATTAACAGAGCTAATTAATTACCGCCGGACCCGAGGTGCCACACAAGGCCACACTGCTCTGCTCCCAGGCTAGGAGACAGCTACTTCACTCCTCCATGCTAATGTGCATCATTGCAAATAACACACCTAATCAGCAAGCGCAGGCACTGTTATACTCCACCACGACCCCCATCCAAGGGGACCAAAAATCAATTCAGTAACATGGATACGGCGCACAGTGCGTGGAGTATTTTGTAGtcctccacccccatcccccgccCCACGCCCAACCCCATCCCAATAAATCACAGTAGTGTTACATCACCCCTCTCATTATAGACgtattttacatacagtacctgccaatagtttggacacacctgattaagatgctgggaaacatgtattcaaagacattttgcttGAAATTTTGATTCTTAAAAAAATAGTGAAGCTGTTGCctgtgtgtatgaatttctttccaaaaatttttttttaaattttttggctcctttgaagaatctaaaatttaaaataaatttagatttgacacttttttggtgtataattccatttgtgttatttaatagttctgctatttttatatatattttttttatacttttactattattataacatgtggaaaatagtaaaaataaagaaaaacccttctataaGTACATCTGCccaagcttttgactggtactgtacactgAGACCATTCCATTCAGTAGGTCCAACCCATGCTTTCCAGCCTCAAATGGCACCATTGTACAAAGCTTACTTTTCTCAGGGAATCCATGGGGTAGCCCTGTGGTCCTGGAGGCCCGAAGACGTCTTCCTGTCgggggaagggagagacagtCATTAGTACGACAGGTGTAAGCCCGAGGCTAATCTCGGGTGTTCGCCAAATGCAGGGCTGTCTTTGATGACCGCGTAAGCCGCCGGGCCAAATCCGGTGGCGACGTTTAAGCGGTTTGGACGACGGCTCGAGAAAGACGTGAGGCGACGGCATGCAGAGTCACGCGCCGCGGCGTCGGCTCAGCCGGGGCGCGCGCGGCTTTTTAAACCCGACCAGGACCACCGTGCCTCCGCTGATGTCATTTCAACAACAGCGGAGGGGTCTTAACTTTTACAATTCTGCCTTGGTCAACTGAGGGGCACACAAATGCCATTAGGGACAGCGGAGCTGAAGGTTACCCAGCTGgctacattaaattaaattacattcaaattacattcatttagcagacgctctcatccagagtcACTTCTAGTACAATTTACTGAGTTTACGGAGAATGCACTGAATGAGGAGGAGACGGCAAGAGGCCTGCACAGGAGTTTGCCTCAAAGTTAGCTGTCAGCATTTGGCCTCTAGGCTGAGGAACAGCAGCAAATGCCCGGCGGCCAATTTCGGCCTTCCTCCACAGAGCCCGCTTCCACACCAATGCGGCGCTTCACAGTCTGTCCTGACGACGGACGCCATTTCTGGAAGATGGTGCATTAAAACTAGAGAGTTCCACAGCCCCGCGCCGGGTCTCTCGCTCtactttttgttctgtgtggCGGGCCGAACTGAGAATGTCCTGTTCTTCTGCAGCGTGATCCTGCGCTCGCACCGCTGTAACAAACCGCCGGCAGCCCCCGCCGCGCCGAGTGCTCCGTTCTCCTTTCCCGTAGCTGCTTTTCATACCGCGCCTTCTGTCTGGCACACGCGCAAAAGACAAAAGCCCCCGAAAACAACGGCATTTTCCAGCTGCGTTTATCCGTTTCTGCGCCCCGCTTATCTCACCTGCGCCTCAGTCTCGTTCCACCCTCACCGCCGCTCTCCGCGCTGATAAAAGCCTATCTCCACAGCTATACAAATTAGACATTTCGCACTTACCCTTTGACAAGCGCGGGATTTGTGTCCACAAGCTCAGTGAAACGTTAGGGTGTGAttgtaagtttaaaaaaaaaaaaaaaaaaagagagaaggccTTAGGGGAAGACCCATGCGTGACATAAGATGCTGCTAGTATGGAAATGATTTTGCTACATCTAGCAGAACTACAGTGACCTAGGCATTCAAAGTGGATTTGGATGAGTACAAGGAGGAGAAAGCGGAGGTACATTGGGGTCAAAGGATGGATAGCATGTTTAAAGGGCATTTCCCACTATTCCTAACCACTCTGGCAAAATTTGCCAGGCCAGTGACATCCTTGCTGCTTGGAGGAAACTCAAGCGTGTCGCAGCTCAGTTGACTGTGCTGAGCCAATTTAAATAAGCGGCTTTCTTCTGAATTTTAGAGTATTAGCGCACCATGCTATTTGCCAAAtaagcatattttaaatttcTAACAAAATACTGCATAACCAATGATTGACACTAAATGGAATTAACATTTCTTATGTAAAATGATTATCGCTTTGACACCTCTGGGTGTCTTAGATACCCACGTATGGTCTCAGCACAAATTAGCATTACTAGGACTGTCCACTAACAGTGGCTATGTCCTGTCCAGGTGAATttggaaaatgcattcagattCCTGTCAAAAAGCCTCAGGCAAAGGTTGTCCTTGTTTCCCCTTAGTGAAATACAGTGACCTGAAGTGCCTGTCTTGTAATAGgtttataaagaaaaaaagctgaatacACAATCAAATTTTCTACAAAGTTAGTATGTTTGAGTGGATTTATGCAAAATTCATGGCAATGCCTCAGAGAGCATGGTGCTTCCTGGGGCTGGATTTCAAAGTGCACACCCAGGACAGAGAATGCCTCCTTTAAACAGGTTATCGGGCAGGTGTTTGGTCAGGCAGTGGGAGGGGCTTGCAGCTAGCCTAGTGGGAGGAGCTGTACTCACACAGAGGCCATGGGCTCCATAGGGCCTTCCGTCTCCAACACTAAAGGCCACAAAGCCTTGGCTGGCATGCACGTCCCTAGAGCTGCCATAGTGAGAGCTGCTCACCGCAGCGTAATTGGAATTAAAGGACCGAGACAGCATGCTCTgagcagagagggacacagatTCAACATGGACACTTTAGTAGGCATGCATTACACCAGGATGTGttaaaaaaacccacacatacgcgcacacacacacacgtaaacacattCCATTCGTGCATTCCGTCAGCATGCATTGAAATTCTCACGCCTCAGAACAGAAGTGATGGCAACAATGTGTTAGTGCTCAGATAGGATTGTTCACTGGCAAAAGCCACACTGCCAAAAGACATCAGacccacacacatacgcaatgttattttttgaaGACACCTGCATCTTTAAGACTTTAGGAATCAAGGATTTAACGTTCAACTGAAGTCTAGGTGATCTATCTTCTGCCGTTGTACAAGAAGttacagcacaaacaacaaTCAATCACATTACGGGATTTTAAATTTCAACATGTTTAAATTCCTGTTTGATAGGTTAATCTGAAAGGATTATCATGTCACAGACTATATGGATGataaatgtgacaaaatcaCCTGAAATGGGTGTATCAATGGTGGTGCACACAATGGTTCCAAATTTGCAGCTCTGAACTTCATCTgagcatgttatttttaaatacgGAAGTATTCTAAACACATAATCTTAGGCCCCTCTCTTAAAAACCACTATGATATTGTGGCATTCTGAGGAAAACCACAGAATTTGCACAAGCTCTTTCTACTACCCATAATTCCTTGTGCCTGCAGAGTAAAGAGGCTGCTGCTACCCCAGGGAGGTGCGGAGCATGAGGCCTGACAACCCCTCCCTCACACCTTCTGAAGCTGTGGTGGAGGACCCTCAGGTGTGTCAGGTCATAGAGCGCGTTACACTCTGCTCCCACACAGGTTTAGCCCAGAGCGCCAAGGCCACAGCCTCACAGCCCCAGAGGAGCCACCTCAGCTAGAGGGGAAAGCCACACCTCCGCCACTCTCGAGGGAGCACAGTCTGAATGCAAAGCCCTCCATAAATACCTTCAAACGAAAAATCGAACTGAGCTGAACTCAGTGTGCTGAGACACTTGCTGCAGTGACAGCGGGCCGTATCGCACCACAGCTGTGAGCCTGTCTAATGTGTCACCACATGCTTTGCTCGTTACCATTGTAATCTGCTTACATACAGCAGGACTTGGAAACAAAGGTTGTGCTTTCGGTGAGCCACGCTGACACCAGATCTCAGGGCTCTTTAACAGAAGGACAGCCAAGCCCCTTCTGCCTGAGACTGCTAGGAATCGGACTTGTGAAACATCCCTGCATTTCAGGATGGCGCGTGGGTGACCGGGACTGCCGGAGCGGGGCGCGTACCTTCTCCATCTTCTTGGCCTCGATGTGCCGCATCACCTGGTCCCTCCAGTCGGCGGGCACCCTCCCCGTGGCGGGCGCGTCCAGCAGGGAGTGCTCCGACTTCACCCGGGCGTTGGGCCGCTTGCTGGGGCTGCCGTGCTGGTAGTTGAAGTCGCTGACCGACATGGTCCTCTCGGGCAGCTCGTGCACGGGGGGCCGGGCGCTCTGCGGGCGGGGCCCGGCGGGCCCGTCCACGCTGTAGGTGCGGGCCGACAGGGGCCGCTGGGAGGCCTGGCTCATCTGCAGGGGCCCGCGGCCCAGCGCGTGGATGTCCCGGTAGGTCACGTACTCGCCCTCGGGCGGGTGCATCCGCCGGGGGTCCGCCAGGCCCGTGGAGGACGAGCCGCTGCCCTGCCTCTGGAGGGCACCCCGCGGCGGGAGGAGCCTGTCCTTGCCCCACATGTCGCCGGGGTAGGGCGGGGCGCGCTGCTGCGCCGCCAAGGGGTACGGCGGGGCGTTGTTGCGGTTGGAGTAGTTGGTGTTGGCCAGCGAGTGCTGGGGGGGGAGGTACGCTTGGTCGGGCGGGACGGGCGTCCGTTGGGTCCACAGGTTGTCTTTGGGCACGGCGGCGCTGGTGTACTGGACGTTGTACTGGGGCGGGACCGGGACCCGGGGCTCGTACTTGGCCATGGGCTTGGACGCGGACAGCAGGTCGGAGGAGGACGCCGAGGAGCCCGGGTACACCTGCAGGGGCTGGTCGCTCAGGAGGGAGGCGGACTTGCTGCGCACGATGCTCTGGCCCTGGGGGGCCGCCCCGGGGCCCCTGCCCGGACCCCCAGCCTCGCACAGCCCGTTGTCGGCGTCCATGTTGTAGAGCCTCATCCCGCCCGCGTCCATGTTGGTGATGCTCTGCGACTTCACCACAGGGGGCGGGGCGCTCCTCTTCTGGGGGGAGAGCTCTTCGGTGCTCCGGGAGAGGGACATGTCGCTGCTGGCCGCCACGCCCATCATGGCGGCCGCTCTGTCCGCCTCCAACTTCGCCGGCGACCCCTTGGGCTCCTCAGCGCGGCCGTTGAAGCAGTCGGCCGGGGCGTGCCGCTGGTTCCCGTTCTCCAGGTGCCCAGCGGCGGGTTTggcattgttgttgttgagcGCGGAGCTGTTGCTGAGGTCCTCCTGGGACGGCGCGTTCCTGGCCTGCTCCAGGCTCTCCAGCAGCCCCGCATTGTCCGGCGCCGGCTTGGACACGTTCATGTTGATCTGGTCCAGCTTGCTGTAGGGGTCCCCCACGCTGTCGCTCAGGTCCATGCCCTTCTCGATGAGCGCCAGCCTCTCCTCCACGGAAAGGTCGAAGTCGCTCGTCTTCTCTGGCCTCGACTCGTACTCCTGCTGGCTCTTCAGCAAGGCCTGCAGAGATGTGTCAGACCCGTTGCCATTCTGCAGGAGGGGGGCCGTTTCCTTCAGCTGGTTCAGGTTCTCATCCTCCTGCCTGGTATCGAAAACATGAGAGGCACTGCATTAATTCACTTATCACGAAACGGGCATCTCGGTCGATTAGTCACAGCACCCTATCTTCACAGCATCTCCTATTAAATGATATGCTGAGAGTGTCACTTTCTCACATACGGGAACAATCTCTGTTCTTTAGCCAGCAGACTATGAAGCTGATCATATtgaatgttattttgaaaagaaaattttGATTGTTATACCGAAGAGAGGCTGTTTTGAAGATGACACCATTGTTGACTTGAAGATACTACaattaatattcaaaacaaagTAGAGTCAACATCTATTCTGCTTTAAGCTAGACAAATTTTAATGCTTAGGCATGTGTCAGAGTAAACATAAAGGTCCATTTACATGTAAAAGGCACTGAAAGCTACTAGACACGATGACACACTAGTTACACCCTCAGTTTTTCGAGAAAAAGCATGGCAAGAAATTCAAATGACCTTATTGCAGAGAGCAATTTATCTTCCTTTTCAGACTGAAAGGAAGCAATATTAAGAGAGACACCTGTGACATGCTCATTAGTCTGAGACGACATCACCTGGTGGCAGGTTCCAGGGGCATTTTGGCCTCCCTCTCGGGTGTACAGAGGGAGGTGTCCTGGCTGCTGTCGGTGGTCAGGGACACCGAGTCGGACATGCGCGACGGGGACGAGCAGTTGCTGTTGTTCTGGTTGCTGTTGGCCACCGTCTCGTCCAGCAGGGAGTCTGCGTCCTTGCTGTCGTCTGCCAGAACgaagaatgaagaatgaaacATTCCGTCATTTCGTCTTCATCATCGACGCACGATTGGCCGATATCTGTAAGATGGACAACCTTCCAACAGCACAATATAACAAAACGATGCACCCCAGTGACGTCACGGCTGGATAAAGGACAGAACACTGGTGTGCATTTGAAGTGCACAGCGCACGCGAGGCCCGGTCACCTTTCTTGTCCTTGGTGAGCGCCACCACCTTAGGCTGGTTGATGGAGATCTCAATCAGCGGCGGCCGCATCTCGGCAatcttcatctcctcctcttcctcaaagGACAGCTCCTCAGAGTCCTGGGGGTGGGGACGGCAGAGAAAGCAGGCAGACAGCCACGTTAAGCAGCTGTACTGGGTCTTTCTAGcattcattaaaactgaaactaCACCTCTTCTGGATAAGTTCAACATGACCTGCCATGGGCTTTCGACATGGCACGGAAGAGGGCTACGACATACAATAAGCCACGCGAATGATCACGCAAGTAAATAACTGACATGATGCTTAATATACATGCCAAATTATTGAAATAATCCTCATTCCTCTGTGCAGGAAAGTTCTTCCACACGAGAAGGAATATATGGTTATACATGACTATTAGAAATGAACCACTAACCACAGAGAATACAGACTGTACAGGAAATGATCTATATTATTATTGCTAATGCTGCTAATTATACTACTGACTATAGACCTGCAGAGAAGGACCTGAGCAGAAGCAATGTGTGGAGGAGGTAAACTCCTTCACAACAGACAGCCGAATTGGCATTTTggaattgcatgcatttttctgaTAGGCTGCAGTCTAACTGAGAAATACAGGACATGAGCTATATTGCAtacatttctttcactgttGACAGAGCAGGCATTAGCATTGACACCAACATGGTCATTTAATGATCCTCTGTGCTCTTTAAGTGTTGCTTGCTGCAATTGCTCAGCATGATGTATATCAAAATGGTGCGATAACaagtgtgagggaaaaaaaaaaacagtaagagaTACAGGCTTCTCCCAGCAGTACGTATTGCCGTAATCTGTAAAAGGACAGATAAGAGACTTGTTTCTAtgctgggtggcagtgtagcttagttGTAAAGAGCAGGGCAAGCAGGGTAACCAAAAGCAGGGTAACCAAAAAGTTGGTTTGACTCCCCCTGGGGGTACTGCTGCTCtgcccttgggaaaggtacttaacccagaactgcctctgtaaatacccagctgtataaatggataacacgtgaGAGTTGTGacctatgtatgttgctctggataggagcacctggtaaatgctaataatgtcaTAATATATGCTGGGCACCTCCAGCGTGTCCTCGTGGTTGACCATGGCTCTCGGGTTGTCGGAGGTCTTCAGCAGGATCCTCTGCGTGTTCTGGGTCTCGGCCAGGTCCCTTGGCTCAGGTGTGCTGGGGTTCTGGATGCTGTTCATGGTGGCTTTCTGCTCCATCTCGACCGGCGTCCCGTTGCTACAGGCGTTCTCAATTACCTGACCAACGAGACCGAGACACGGGCGGCATCACACATCGTGTCTAACCGGCAAGAGAGGAACAGGACAGTGGAATCTACCTATTTTTCAAACGATGATCAGATGGGGCCCCTTGTGCCCATCTTGCAAACTGTCAATATTCTAAAATAACCCCACCTTTGGTAACATTCCCTCAACCCCATTTTACAATCCACCcttaatttcacacacacatatacagcacCGCTACAGCTGAGAAAAGCAATTCCCAGTTCAGTCTGTTCTGTGGCCCAGCATCCTATAGCTGAGGCAGAAACTCAGCACTGAAAATCTGGTTATTACAGTAAGTAGAGTGGTGTAATGACaggcactgcagcacagacctTGACCCCGACGTCTCGCACTGCCAGGAGAGGCTTGGACTCTTTGCCCGACTCGTCGCTCGACTCGTCGTCCTTCAGCCGGTGGGCGACGGACTGGGCCGTCTTCACCATGTTCTTCAGCTCGTCGGGGTAGGGGGTTGGGTAGCGCTTCAGGTTGCCCTCCTGGGACAGTGAAGCAACACGACAATCATTCGCTAAGCTCCGCGCATGCGTTCGCATCTGGCTGGCTGTATCGTGCACCTTGCTTTTTGGATGGATGCTGTGTGTTACTTGATAGTCTGTGCCTATACCCATGTACTCTGCAACCCGTATCAGTCAGTTTCAGGTGATTTTAGGCCATCAGATATTGGCAGCCCGGAGACTAAACTCATTTTTCTACGCATGGCCCAGTTACTTAGTGAAAGT belongs to Megalops cyprinoides isolate fMegCyp1 chromosome 5, fMegCyp1.pri, whole genome shotgun sequence and includes:
- the erbin gene encoding erbin isoform X2, with the translated sequence MTTKRNLLVRLVPCRCLRGEEETVTSLDYSHCSLEQVPKEIFSFEKTLEELYLDANQIEELPKQLFNCQLLYRLSLPDNDLTVLPAAIANLVNLRELDVSKNSIQEFPENIKNCKVLAIVEASVNPISKLPEGFTQLLGLTQLYLNDAFLEFLPANFGRLTKLQILELRENQLKMLPKSMHKLTQLERLDLGSNEFTEMPEVLEQLTGIKELWMDGNRLTFLPGMIGTLKQLSYLDVSKNNLEMVDEQISGCENLQDLLLSNNALTQLPASIGSLKKLTALKVDENQLMYLPDSIGGLTALDELDCSFNEVEALPSSIGQCVNLRTFAADHNFLTQLPPEMGSWRNATVLFLHSNKLESLPEEMGDMSKLKVINLSDNKLKNLPFSFTKLNQLTAMWLSENQSKALIPLQKEEDQETHKTVLTNYMFPQQPRTEEYIPNSDSESFNPSLWEEQRKQRAQVAFECDEDKDERETPPREGNLKRYPTPYPDELKNMVKTAQSVAHRLKDDESSDESGKESKPLLAVRDVGVKVIENACSNGTPVEMEQKATMNSIQNPSTPEPRDLAETQNTQRILLKTSDNPRAMVNHEDTLEDSEELSFEEEEEMKIAEMRPPLIEISINQPKVVALTKDKKDDSKDADSLLDETVANSNQNNSNCSSPSRMSDSVSLTTDSSQDTSLCTPEREAKMPLEPATRQEDENLNQLKETAPLLQNGNGSDTSLQALLKSQQEYESRPEKTSDFDLSVEERLALIEKGMDLSDSVGDPYSKLDQINMNVSKPAPDNAGLLESLEQARNAPSQEDLSNSSALNNNNAKPAAGHLENGNQRHAPADCFNGRAEEPKGSPAKLEADRAAAMMGVAASSDMSLSRSTEELSPQKRSAPPPVVKSQSITNMDAGGMRLYNMDADNGLCEAGGPGRGPGAAPQGQSIVRSKSASLLSDQPLQVYPGSSASSSDLLSASKPMAKYEPRVPVPPQYNVQYTSAAVPKDNLWTQRTPVPPDQAYLPPQHSLANTNYSNRNNAPPYPLAAQQRAPPYPGDMWGKDRLLPPRGALQRQGSGSSSTGLADPRRMHPPEGEYVTYRDIHALGRGPLQMSQASQRPLSARTYSVDGPAGPRPQSARPPVHELPERTMSVSDFNYQHGSPSKRPNARVKSEHSLLDAPATGRVPADWRDQVMRHIEAKKMEKSMLSRSFNSNYAAVSSSHYGSSRDVHASQGFVAFSVGDGRPYGAHGLCEDVFGPPGPQGYPMDSLRKVPLTNGQMCPPGRPPITCGQTPMARHPSREQLIDYLMLKVSQQPQGPPRAPHEVLQQEVRVKIEKNPELGFSISGGVGGRGNPFRPDDNGIFVTRVQPEGPASKLLQPGDKIVQANGYNFVNIDHGHAVSLLKTFPSTVDLIIVREMSA